Below is a window of Planococcus sp. MSAK28401 DNA.
CGGTATTGAATAGTTCCATTCTTATTGAAACTTGCTCCGATGATATTTGACCCTACATTTTTTTCAACCGGAATACTTTCCCCGGTCAACATCGATTCATCAACAGAAGTGAGACCTTGAACGACAACTCCATCTACAGGAATCTTTTCTCCTGGTTTTACAATAATCGTATCACCAACGACTACTTCATCTATAGAGATTTCAACTTCTTGTCCGCTTCGAATGACTCTTGCCGTTTTTGGGGCTAAGCCCATAAGCTTTTCAATAGCTTCTGAAGTTTTCCCCATTGAGCTAACTTCCAGATATTTACCTAATGTGATTAGCGTCAATATGACCGCAGCTGACTCATAATAAAGATTATTCACATATCCGCTAGAGCCCATCGAGATAGCGGCTGTAGCACCTAAACTATAAAGGAACGCAGCACTAGTTCCCAAAGCCACTAAGGAATCCATGTTCGGATGTCCTCTAAATAATGTTTTAAATCCGACAGAGTAGAACTTCCATCCGAATAGTATGACTGGAATGGTTAGAATCAATTGCAACAGAGAAAACGTCAGCGGATTCATCATCGGGTCTATAAACATTGGCAAGGGCAGGTTTATCATATGCCCCATTGAAATGTACAACAACGGTACTGTGAAGATTGCCGATCCAATGAAACGGTTCCACATCGATCGGACTTTTTTTAACTTCTTCTCTTTTTCGGATTCTTGGCTGTCGGCCGGTCCACTGTCTTCTTTTGCTTCATACCCAGCGTTGGCTACTGCCTGTGTAATATCAGAGACAGTTACAAGAACGGGGTCATATTTGACCACCAGCTTTTCTGTCGCTAAATTCACATTCGACTCCAGTACACCTGCTAGCTTCCTTGTAGCTTTCTCTATCGTCTGTACACACGATGCACAAGTCATACCAGTGACTGCAAATGTTTTCTGTTCCGTGTCTGTAGAAGCTTTGTAACCTACTTTTTCAACTGTGTTCTGAATATCTTGGGGCGAAACCATGTTTTCATCGTAGCTGATTGTCAACTTGTTGGTTGCAAGATTAACTGTTGACTCGACAATTCCTGGCAACTTCTTAGTCGCCTTTTCGATCGTCTGTACACACGATGCACAAGTCATGCCTTCCACTGCAAACGTCTTACTTTCCATTTCCACAAACCTCCATCCTATTTGGCTGATTCAAGCTCATAGCCAGCATCCTCCACAGCTTTTGAAAAATCATCATAATTTCGTATCGCTTCATCATATTTCACTTTAGCAGTACCTTTTTGCAAATTGACCTTTGCACTCTTGACCCCTTCAAGATTTTGAAGTGCCCCCTCAATCTTATTAACACAGTGAGCGCAGGTCATCCCTTTAATAGTTAAAATGGTTTTTTTCATTACTTACACCTCCCGTTTCCAGTTTATTTATGAACAATGTTGCGATGAACAATAATGATCTTGACACTTACATTGTCCAGGTACACAGTTGCATGGAATATCTTCCACTGCTTCAGATTCTTTCTGGAGTAAGATTTCCTTAAGATTTTCAATGTCGCGGACACTCAATGTGGCCTGCGCAATCATATTACCAATTGTATTTCCAACATCTCTATTGCAGATATGATCAAGTAAATTGTAAAAAGTTTCTCTAATCATGTCCCCTTCTTCGACGGCAGCGGAATAGATAAATTTTTTACCTTCGGCTTCAGTAGTTAGCATTCCTTTCTTTACTAGTCTTCCGATGAAGGTCTTGGTCGTAGCGGGCTTCCAACTTTTTTTCTTTTCAAGGACGTCAATAATATATTTACTAGTCGCATTGTCCTGTGCCCAGACTACCCGCATTACTTCCCACTCGGCATCTGTGATATTTGTTTCTATTTGTTCGTTCATTCCAATACGCCTCCTTAAGTTCTAATTTGCAAAACCATAAAGTTGTGATGAAAGGCGGTAACCGGATTTGAACCGATGATCGAGGTGTTGCAGACCTCTGCCTTACCCCTTGGCTATACCGCCATATATATTATGTTTACAAATGTAATCTTAAATTTAGTTTACATTTGTAAACACATTTTGTCAACCATTATGTTTTCGCTGTCGTTACTTACAGATTTTTATGGATGAACTCCAAAATTGCCTTCTCAGAAGGTTCCGGCGCTGTCACTCTATCCACTTCTTTTCCTTTTTTTAATAAAATCAAAGTGGGTATACTCATAACTCCATAAGTTTGTTGAGCAAAATCCAGGTTTCTATCTACATCAACATCGTAAAAAATAACCTCTCGATTTTCGTCAGCCAAATGTTCGATGACTGGAGCAAGCTGTTTGCACCCTGGACACCAGTCAGCCGTGAACTTCAATATCACTGGTTTCTCTTCATTTTTAATTTCTTCTAATTGAGCTATTTGAAAATTATTTATCATACTTTGTCACCTCCTGAAATTATCGTCTACAACTGTAGATAACAATAGATTACAAACGTAAACGTTATTTGTCAACCTTTTTATATTTCCTTTCGAAAAAAATACATTAGAAAATCGGAAACCCATCTGTTTACATACAAATAAACTAAATTGTGCATTTTTCGTGGAGTTTCGGAGATTAAGTTTAATTACAAAACAAACGGGAAGAAGAAGAACTGAACCACTACATTAAAAAATGGAGGTTTTACACATGGCACATAATCAGTACCCAGAGTTAATTCAGGCTTTACATGATTGCGCAGCAGAATGTAATCATTGTTTTGACGCTTGTCTTCAAGAAGAAGACGTAAAAATGATGGTCGATTGCATCCGACTAGACCGTGAATGCGCGGAGATTTGCGCATTTTTAGAACATGCGATTACACGGAATTCTCCTTTTATTGCTGAGCTGGCTGCGGTTTGTGCAAAAATTTGTGAAGCATGCGGAGATGAATGCGCGAAGCATGCTGAACACCATGAACACTGCAAACGCTGTGCGGAAGCTTGTCGCAAATGCGCAGAAGCTTGCCGAAGCATCGCATAATTTCACGAAAAAACCCACCGGAAACCTATTTTGAACTGAACCCCAAATGGTAGACACTTTAAAAGTGCCCCCCATTTGGGGTTTTTTCTGTTTTCAGACCCCGGTATACTGAACATATCTATTGGAACGGGAGAGGTTATTATGAGTAAAATCATCTTTAACGAATATCAACGGCGCACATTGGAAGCGAATCCGAATGTCAAAACGGTTTCGGATCGAACGATTCAATACACACCTGAATTTAAGGTGAAAGCCGTTAACGAAAACTTGCAAGGCAAAGGACCGGCGCAAATTTTTGCCGAAAACGGTTTTGACCTGACGGTAATTGGATCGGACAAACCGAAAGAGACATTAAAACGTTGGCGGAAAACGTTCCGACTTTACGGCGAAGAAGGGTTTTGGGAAGAACGTCGTGGAAAAGGCAGTACCGGCCGCCCTTCTACTCAAGAGCTCTCTGCCGAGAAAAAGTTGGAGAAGGCGGAAGCGCGCATTAAATACCTGGAAGCCGAAAACGAGTTGCTAAAAAAGCTCGAGGCACTCGAGAGGCAGGCGAAGAAACGCAGCTGACCCCAGCGGAAAAGTTCGAAGCGATCAATGCGGTGGTCCGGAAATGCCAACTGAAGAATTTGGTGGAGGCCCTATGCCAGACAGCGGGCGTCAGTCGAAGTGGCTACTACGCTTGGTTGGAGAAA
It encodes the following:
- a CDS encoding heavy-metal-associated domain-containing protein, with product MKKTILTIKGMTCAHCVNKIEGALQNLEGVKSAKVNLQKGTAKVKYDEAIRNYDDFSKAVEDAGYELESAK
- a CDS encoding four-helix bundle copper-binding protein, which produces MAHNQYPELIQALHDCAAECNHCFDACLQEEDVKMMVDCIRLDRECAEICAFLEHAITRNSPFIAELAAVCAKICEACGDECAKHAEHHEHCKRCAEACRKCAEACRSIA
- a CDS encoding CopY/TcrY family copper transport repressor gives rise to the protein MNEQIETNITDAEWEVMRVVWAQDNATSKYIIDVLEKKKSWKPATTKTFIGRLVKKGMLTTEAEGKKFIYSAAVEEGDMIRETFYNLLDHICNRDVGNTIGNMIAQATLSVRDIENLKEILLQKESEAVEDIPCNCVPGQCKCQDHYCSSQHCS
- a CDS encoding thioredoxin family protein — translated: MINNFQIAQLEEIKNEEKPVILKFTADWCPGCKQLAPVIEHLADENREVIFYDVDVDRNLDFAQQTYGVMSIPTLILLKKGKEVDRVTAPEPSEKAILEFIHKNL